A genomic window from Prunus persica cultivar Lovell chromosome G2, Prunus_persica_NCBIv2, whole genome shotgun sequence includes:
- the LOC109947644 gene encoding uncharacterized protein LOC109947644 → MGSNVELVWPESEAYSSRVNNCSHANSSLAAIRVKLSAEQLEQFKTSCFGHLLNIDKIQFSGQIVHGVVLRRVAGQGVKDLDGLSFLIGCDVAQFTRQDFCLITGFVLGKCLKFPVERVMKLDFRKDIL, encoded by the coding sequence ATGGGATCCAACGTGGAGCTGGTATGGCCAGAGTCAGAGGCATAttcgtcacgggtgaacaactGCTCACATGCAAATTCATCTCTAGCTGCAATTCGAGTGAAGTTGAGTGCGGAACAATTAGAACAATTCAAGACATCATGCTTTGGCCATCTTCTGAATATAGATAAGATTCAGTTTAGCGGGCAGATTGTGCATGGGGTTGTGTTGCGTAGAGTAGCGGGGCAGGGTGTGAAAGACTTGGATGGACTGAGTTTCTTAATAGGGTGTGACGTTGCTCAGTTCACTCGTCAGGATTTCTGTTTGATCACAGGCTTCGTTTTGGGGAAGTGCCTGAAGTTTCCAGTGGAGAGAGTGATGAAATTAGACTTcagaaaagatattttatag